Proteins from a single region of Hymenobacter aquaticus:
- a CDS encoding glycosyltransferase family 2 protein, with amino-acid sequence MLYIVIPVFNRLKYTRECLQSLRRQTRTDFRVVVVDDGSTDGTDRMLADEFPEVVVVKGNGNLFWTAGVNAGIRRALALGASRIMTMNNDVLVLPDFVERMLFWAEKHPNAVLGSLELDVATGQPVYGGERLDWRTNTRHDLLAELDAADHHGLHPVTYLPGRGLLIPLAVIEKIGLFDEKRLPHYLADFDYTSVARLHGFPVYCNYDARLSTYPEESGQEQTRRRRSVRGYFQHLFGIRGGGNLRNFTHFTFKNCPPRYLPYYLLNGYARRLVGYFLH; translated from the coding sequence ATGCTCTACATTGTTATTCCCGTTTTCAACCGCCTGAAATACACCCGTGAGTGCCTGCAGTCGTTGCGCCGGCAAACCCGCACCGACTTCCGCGTGGTCGTGGTCGATGATGGCTCGACCGACGGCACCGACCGGATGCTGGCCGACGAGTTTCCCGAAGTAGTGGTGGTGAAAGGCAACGGCAACCTGTTCTGGACGGCCGGCGTGAATGCCGGCATCCGCCGGGCCCTGGCCCTGGGCGCCTCCCGCATCATGACCATGAACAACGACGTGCTGGTGCTGCCCGATTTCGTGGAGCGCATGCTGTTCTGGGCCGAAAAGCACCCGAACGCCGTGCTGGGCTCCCTGGAGCTGGACGTGGCCACGGGCCAGCCCGTGTACGGCGGCGAGCGGCTCGACTGGCGCACCAACACCCGCCACGACCTGCTGGCCGAGCTCGACGCGGCCGACCACCACGGCCTGCACCCAGTAACCTACCTGCCCGGCCGGGGCCTGCTGATTCCGCTGGCGGTAATCGAGAAAATCGGGCTGTTTGATGAGAAACGCCTGCCTCATTACCTGGCCGACTTCGACTACACCAGCGTGGCCCGTCTGCACGGCTTTCCGGTGTACTGCAACTACGACGCGCGCCTGAGCACCTACCCCGAGGAAAGCGGGCAGGAGCAAACCCGCCGCCGCCGCAGCGTCAGGGGCTATTTCCAGCATTTGTTCGGCATCCGGGGCGGGGGCAACCTGCGCAACTTCACCCACTTCACCTTCAAGAACTGTCCGCCCCGCTACCTGCCCTACTACCTGCTCAACGGCTACGCCCGGCGGCTGGTGGGCTACTTCCTGCATTAA
- a CDS encoding alpha-1,2-fucosyltransferase, with protein MVILTEDFNGFGNQLLLTSHFIANTAEYDYELLIPSFGPSAPYFEGTATADFGHLPVRLQPAPADRLSRLLFRALQLRWGYGILKRLPWLQRSLGVQIRGDENDTDQDLNNPEFLAQARHGHVFVHGWMFRDKKHFAKHGPLLRRIFRPVARYQRAIEQVLAANREQADVLVAVHIRRGDYANWYGGAYFYDNATYARAMQQMQDRFPAHTRVRFLLFSNEPIAAADFAAFDTGRATGHPLEDLYAMAGCDYIIGPLSTYSMWASFYGETPLFHLHRPDQPIPELDEFVVFEDQETTQWQPSLVS; from the coding sequence ATGGTTATCCTCACGGAAGATTTCAACGGCTTCGGCAACCAGCTCCTGCTGACGTCCCACTTTATTGCTAACACGGCCGAGTACGACTACGAGCTGCTGATTCCCAGCTTCGGCCCCTCGGCCCCGTACTTTGAAGGCACGGCCACCGCGGATTTCGGCCACCTGCCCGTGCGCCTGCAGCCCGCCCCCGCCGACCGCCTGAGCCGGCTGCTTTTCCGCGCCTTACAGCTGCGCTGGGGCTACGGGATTCTCAAGCGCCTGCCGTGGCTGCAGCGCAGTCTGGGCGTGCAGATCCGGGGCGACGAGAACGACACCGACCAGGACCTCAACAACCCCGAGTTTCTGGCCCAGGCTCGGCACGGCCACGTGTTTGTGCACGGCTGGATGTTCCGCGACAAAAAGCACTTCGCCAAGCATGGCCCCCTGCTGCGCCGCATCTTCCGGCCCGTGGCCCGCTACCAGCGCGCCATTGAGCAGGTGCTGGCCGCCAACCGGGAGCAGGCCGACGTGCTGGTGGCCGTGCACATCCGCCGCGGCGACTATGCCAACTGGTACGGCGGGGCCTACTTCTACGACAACGCCACCTACGCCCGGGCCATGCAGCAGATGCAGGACCGGTTCCCGGCCCACACCCGGGTGCGCTTCCTGCTGTTTTCCAACGAACCCATTGCCGCCGCCGACTTTGCCGCCTTCGACACCGGCCGCGCCACCGGCCACCCCCTCGAAGACCTCTACGCCATGGCCGGCTGCGACTACATTATCGGGCCGCTGAGCACGTATTCGATGTGGGCATCTTTCTACGGCGAAACCCCGCTGTTTCACCTGCACCGCCCCGATCAGCCCATTCCGGAGCTTGACGAGTTCGTGGTGTTCGAAGACCAGGAAACCACCCAGTGGCAGCCCAGCCTGGTGTCATAG
- a CDS encoding glycosyltransferase family 4 protein, which yields MNILLVSFMQPDAPSGVRVHYLQLADLLRQQGHRVDVVTPASLGGWRRYAVAAVRHGFYRLGATGRALAMEADNFLRVLWSIDAHQPYDLVHAHDAGSGVAARRALGGRVPVVVTGHFNDHPGEELVLQYGLTGRPAAQVLRWHTYLLAQTRYFLGVSEYVRRRTALWLAPQALHTVIHNGIDLTAFAQAPADAALLRLARGRQVLLNIGHLEPRKNQRFLLRVARALRTLRQDFLIALAGYGPDEALLRQQIAANHLEDVVLLLGQCEQVAPVLRASTLYVHVATRENCPLVLLEAMACRVPALAFAVGGVPEVLAATPEALLPPDATAEAVAERLHALLSSAPDQEALRQRQAAAVAAHFDVRRMTQATLGFYHEALRHFQAASSRAATSRPLAFPVPDQSKSLTT from the coding sequence GTGAACATTCTGCTTGTGTCTTTTATGCAGCCCGACGCGCCCTCCGGGGTGCGGGTGCACTACTTGCAGCTGGCCGACCTGCTCCGCCAGCAAGGGCACCGCGTGGACGTGGTGACGCCGGCCTCGCTGGGCGGGTGGCGGCGCTACGCGGTGGCCGCCGTGCGCCACGGCTTTTACCGGCTGGGCGCCACGGGCCGGGCCCTGGCCATGGAGGCCGACAACTTCCTGCGCGTGCTTTGGAGCATTGACGCCCACCAGCCCTACGACCTGGTGCACGCCCACGACGCGGGCAGCGGCGTGGCGGCCCGCCGGGCCCTGGGCGGCCGGGTGCCGGTCGTCGTGACCGGGCATTTCAACGACCACCCCGGCGAGGAGCTGGTGCTGCAATACGGCCTGACGGGCCGGCCGGCGGCCCAGGTGTTGCGCTGGCACACGTATCTGCTGGCCCAGACCCGCTACTTCCTGGGTGTTTCGGAATACGTGCGCCGCCGCACCGCGCTCTGGCTGGCCCCGCAGGCCCTGCACACCGTCATTCACAACGGCATCGACCTGACGGCCTTTGCGCAGGCTCCCGCCGATGCCGCGCTGCTACGGCTAGCCCGCGGCCGGCAGGTGCTGCTGAACATCGGCCACCTGGAGCCGCGCAAAAATCAGCGGTTTCTGCTGCGGGTGGCCCGGGCCCTGCGTACTCTGCGCCAAGATTTTCTTATTGCGCTGGCGGGTTATGGTCCCGATGAGGCGCTGCTCCGCCAACAGATTGCGGCCAATCACCTGGAGGATGTGGTGCTGCTGCTGGGGCAGTGCGAGCAGGTGGCGCCGGTGCTGCGGGCCAGCACGCTGTACGTGCACGTGGCAACCCGGGAAAATTGCCCCCTGGTGCTGCTCGAGGCTATGGCCTGCCGGGTGCCGGCCCTGGCCTTTGCCGTGGGTGGGGTGCCCGAGGTGCTGGCCGCCACGCCCGAAGCCCTGCTCCCGCCCGATGCTACGGCTGAGGCGGTGGCCGAACGGCTGCACGCGCTGCTGAGCTCGGCCCCGGACCAGGAAGCGCTGCGGCAGCGGCAGGCGGCGGCCGTAGCCGCGCACTTCGACGTGCGGCGCATGACGCAGGCCACGCTGGGCTTCTACCACGAGGCGCTCCGCCACTTCCAGGCCGCCTCCAGCCGGGCCGCCACCAGCCGGCCGCTCGCCTTTCCCGTGCCCGACCAAAGTAAGTCTCTGACTACTTAG
- a CDS encoding NAD-dependent epimerase/dehydratase family protein, with protein MKVVLFGATGFAGRNVAQVLRQHHVEPVESSLSLGLDLRDAAATTAFLRQHRPDFIINCAAHVGSLNYVTEKAATVVADNARMILGMYEAIAEACPKAVVINPIANCAYPATADVFREDEWWNGHVHRSVLSYGTSRRLLWATAECFQMQYGVRSIHLLTPNMYGPYDSTDPNKAHALNALISKFVKAELTNQAELPVWGTGTVIREWLYAPDFGRLIWEVLQNHRCKSLAQPVNLAQNDGLSVKELVALIQTKFNYKGQVVWDASKPDGAPKKVMDNTRFRQLLPHFKFTDFSEGIVETVKYYQSVYPY; from the coding sequence ATGAAAGTAGTTCTATTCGGCGCCACGGGGTTTGCCGGTCGTAACGTAGCGCAGGTGTTGCGGCAGCACCACGTCGAGCCCGTCGAGTCTTCGCTCAGCCTGGGTCTCGACCTGCGCGACGCGGCCGCCACGACCGCCTTTCTGCGGCAGCACCGGCCCGATTTTATCATCAACTGCGCCGCCCACGTGGGCAGCCTCAACTACGTCACGGAAAAAGCCGCTACGGTGGTAGCCGACAATGCCCGTATGATTCTGGGAATGTACGAGGCCATAGCGGAGGCCTGCCCCAAGGCGGTGGTTATCAACCCGATTGCCAACTGCGCCTACCCGGCCACGGCCGACGTTTTTCGGGAAGACGAGTGGTGGAACGGGCACGTGCACCGCTCGGTGCTGAGCTACGGTACTAGCCGCCGCCTGCTGTGGGCCACGGCCGAGTGCTTCCAGATGCAGTACGGCGTGCGCAGCATTCATCTGCTGACGCCCAACATGTACGGCCCCTACGACTCGACGGACCCCAACAAGGCCCACGCCCTGAACGCGCTGATTTCCAAATTCGTGAAGGCCGAGCTGACCAACCAGGCCGAGCTGCCGGTGTGGGGCACGGGCACAGTCATCCGGGAGTGGCTCTACGCCCCGGATTTCGGCCGCCTGATCTGGGAGGTACTCCAGAACCACCGGTGCAAAAGCCTGGCCCAGCCCGTAAACCTGGCCCAGAACGACGGCCTGAGCGTGAAAGAGTTGGTTGCCCTGATCCAAACCAAGTTCAACTACAAGGGCCAGGTGGTGTGGGACGCCTCCAAGCCCGATGGCGCCCCCAAAAAGGTGATGGATAACACCCGGTTCCGGCAATTACTGCCCCACTTCAAGTTCACCGACTTCTCGGAAGGCATCGTGGAAACCGTGAAGTATTATCAGTCAGTGTATCCCTACTAA
- a CDS encoding O-antigen ligase family protein produces the protein MKLNLRFLYLLPLLAILLTDRALGEFVFGTDEVRPAELLFVYALAGGSVLLGLLYYRRLEPLVRWWLLAVLACIGALCLESYGGWGVWAKYPHVFSKFSVLLPLFGLYAYYRRYPAPSYRQLVAVLFPALLLSLVVFHRDALSLGSFLETERGFGVNSAYLLLLVALLCLNWYLTRGEMLSGLSFLLALALIVFLQHRTVWICSALAIALNLGLLALRVPQAHNMGRRLTVLGTLALVVGLGSGLAVILDNPDVVNKFAANLDDLMHPTTQGTGSFRMHQYEAYIPLVDERPLAGWRLEGFEVPIQLYDEAGDQLWPDFTGHHFHSFYLDRLFYFGWLGLALVIVVPVVALLKALLRLTPISPELAALLAFSSTFFLFGFSYDWPSYIYGLLGLVLAAISYQTAPARTAPPAPVSQPEPALSLPSPA, from the coding sequence ATGAAACTGAATCTGCGCTTTCTCTACCTGCTGCCCCTGCTGGCCATCCTGCTCACCGACCGGGCGTTGGGCGAGTTTGTGTTCGGCACCGACGAAGTGCGGCCGGCCGAGCTGCTGTTCGTGTATGCGCTGGCCGGCGGCTCGGTTCTGCTGGGGCTGCTTTACTACCGGCGGTTGGAGCCCCTGGTGCGCTGGTGGTTGCTGGCGGTGCTGGCCTGCATCGGGGCGCTGTGCCTGGAGTCGTACGGGGGCTGGGGCGTGTGGGCCAAGTACCCGCACGTGTTCAGCAAGTTCAGCGTGTTGCTGCCGCTTTTTGGCCTGTATGCCTACTACCGGCGCTACCCCGCGCCCTCCTACCGGCAGCTGGTGGCGGTGCTGTTTCCGGCCCTGCTGCTGAGCTTGGTCGTGTTTCACCGGGATGCGCTGAGTCTGGGCTCCTTTCTGGAAACCGAGCGGGGCTTTGGCGTGAACTCGGCGTATCTGCTGCTGCTCGTGGCCCTGCTGTGTTTGAATTGGTACCTGACCCGGGGCGAAATGCTCAGCGGCCTGAGCTTTCTGCTGGCCTTGGCCCTGATTGTGTTTCTGCAGCACCGCACGGTCTGGATCTGCTCGGCCCTGGCCATTGCCCTGAACCTGGGGCTGCTGGCCCTGCGCGTGCCCCAGGCCCACAACATGGGCCGCCGCCTCACGGTGCTGGGCACGCTGGCGCTGGTGGTAGGGCTCGGCAGCGGGTTGGCCGTCATTCTGGATAATCCCGACGTGGTCAACAAGTTTGCCGCCAACCTCGACGACCTGATGCACCCCACCACCCAGGGCACCGGCAGCTTCCGCATGCACCAGTACGAGGCCTACATTCCGCTGGTGGATGAGCGGCCCCTGGCCGGCTGGCGCCTCGAAGGCTTTGAGGTGCCCATTCAGCTCTACGACGAGGCCGGCGACCAGCTCTGGCCCGATTTCACCGGCCACCACTTCCACAGCTTCTACCTCGACCGGCTGTTTTACTTCGGCTGGCTGGGGCTGGCCCTGGTCATCGTGGTGCCCGTCGTGGCGCTGCTGAAAGCCTTGCTGCGGCTCACGCCCATCTCGCCCGAGCTGGCCGCGCTGCTGGCCTTCAGCAGCACCTTTTTCCTGTTCGGGTTTTCCTACGACTGGCCCAGCTACATCTATGGGCTGCTGGGCCTGGTGCTGGCGGCCATTTCCTACCAGACGGCCCCGGCCCGCACCGCGCCCCCGGCCCCGGTCAGCCAGCCCGAACCAGCACTTTCCCTGCCCTCTCCCGCCTAA
- a CDS encoding glycosyltransferase family 4 protein, with protein sequence MKVLWLAAFPSPHETHPSTVPWIMTLADLVAKHPEVELTILNFAGDLKKPINEFDSNGIHFIYLRVPGWRPDILSLYQWRIAIMAKYMREHYHEYDLIHVHGSELQYQVATAGLDIPQVLSVQGLVSEYAKVVPNPVSKLKFLWTLAGYYECKYMPQMPHFSCRTHWDKSHVARLNPRGTIHHNWEMLRPEFFAAPAPAAPNGRPQVLFLGGQQIMKGFRETLAAFDLARQQQPDLKLAFAGRVTAADVQKAVQQAGLRHIRPQDVECHGFLSSEGLARLCHESLCLLHPSYIDNSPNTICEAQVAGLPVIASNVGGVSSLIDTEQTGILTDLNPRNLATEVLRLHDDPALRQRLAQQAQTVAQERHDPQAILQKTIDIYRAIL encoded by the coding sequence ATGAAAGTCCTCTGGCTCGCCGCGTTTCCCTCGCCCCACGAAACCCACCCCTCCACCGTTCCCTGGATTATGACCCTGGCCGATCTGGTGGCCAAGCATCCGGAAGTCGAGCTGACGATTCTCAACTTCGCCGGCGACCTGAAAAAGCCCATCAACGAGTTCGACAGCAACGGCATCCACTTTATCTATTTGCGCGTGCCGGGCTGGCGCCCCGATATTCTGTCGCTCTACCAGTGGCGCATCGCCATCATGGCCAAGTACATGCGCGAGCATTACCACGAGTACGACCTGATTCACGTGCACGGCTCGGAGCTGCAGTACCAGGTGGCCACGGCCGGCCTCGACATTCCGCAGGTGCTCTCAGTGCAGGGCCTCGTGTCGGAATACGCCAAGGTGGTGCCCAACCCGGTGTCGAAGCTGAAGTTTCTGTGGACGCTGGCCGGCTACTACGAGTGCAAGTACATGCCCCAGATGCCCCATTTCTCCTGCCGCACGCACTGGGATAAGTCGCACGTGGCCCGCCTGAACCCGCGCGGCACCATTCACCACAACTGGGAAATGCTGCGGCCCGAGTTTTTTGCCGCACCCGCCCCGGCCGCGCCCAACGGCCGCCCGCAGGTGCTGTTTCTCGGCGGCCAGCAGATCATGAAAGGCTTCCGCGAAACCCTGGCCGCCTTCGACCTGGCCCGCCAGCAGCAGCCCGACCTGAAGCTGGCCTTCGCCGGCCGCGTCACGGCCGCCGACGTGCAGAAAGCGGTGCAGCAGGCCGGCTTGCGGCACATTCGGCCCCAGGACGTGGAGTGCCACGGCTTTTTGTCGTCGGAGGGGCTGGCCCGGCTCTGCCACGAGTCGCTGTGCCTGCTCCACCCCTCCTACATCGACAACAGTCCCAATACCATCTGCGAGGCCCAGGTGGCGGGCCTGCCCGTCATTGCTTCCAACGTGGGCGGCGTCAGCTCCCTGATTGACACCGAGCAGACCGGGATTCTCACCGACCTGAACCCGCGCAACCTGGCCACCGAGGTGCTGCGCCTCCACGACGACCCGGCCCTGCGCCAGCGCCTGGCCCAACAGGCCCAGACCGTGGCCCAGGAGCGCCACGACCCGCAGGCCATCCTGCAGAAAACCATCGACATCTACCGCGCCATTCTGTAA
- a CDS encoding FkbM family methyltransferase, with the protein MDSIIKSFARTARSVTRSVGVDIVRYPHLATTLLDQRGQLMRHTGIDLVFDVGANIGQFGDELREHGYQGEILSFEPQMAAYQQLRQASGADPKWHAFHYAFGEVPGTTTINLSQNSHSSSLLPMMDSHLDSAPESAYVGKEEIEVRTLNDFWYEYGTKYDERTIMLKIDVQGFEKYVLAGASSFLPHVSLIQLEMSLIELYNGEMLYHEMMDYLHTLGFGTLLTLIPGHSHPETGRLLQVDGVFGR; encoded by the coding sequence ATGGATTCCATCATTAAAAGCTTTGCTCGCACGGCACGGTCCGTGACCCGGTCCGTCGGGGTGGATATTGTTCGTTATCCGCACCTGGCCACTACGCTGCTCGACCAGCGGGGTCAGCTGATGCGCCACACCGGTATTGACCTGGTTTTCGACGTGGGCGCCAACATCGGCCAGTTTGGCGACGAGCTGCGCGAGCACGGCTACCAGGGTGAAATCCTTTCGTTTGAGCCCCAGATGGCCGCTTACCAGCAGCTACGCCAGGCTTCCGGCGCCGACCCCAAGTGGCACGCCTTCCACTACGCCTTCGGGGAGGTGCCCGGCACGACTACCATCAACCTGTCGCAGAACTCGCACAGCAGCTCCCTGCTGCCCATGATGGACAGCCACCTGGATTCGGCCCCGGAGTCGGCCTATGTTGGCAAGGAGGAAATCGAGGTGCGCACCCTCAACGACTTCTGGTACGAGTACGGCACCAAGTACGACGAGCGGACCATCATGCTGAAAATCGACGTGCAGGGCTTCGAGAAGTACGTGCTGGCCGGCGCCAGCAGCTTCCTGCCCCACGTTTCCCTGATTCAGCTGGAAATGTCGCTCATTGAGCTCTACAACGGGGAGATGCTCTACCACGAAATGATGGATTACCTGCACACGCTGGGCTTCGGCACGCTCCTGACCCTGATTCCGGGCCACAGCCACCCCGAAACCGGCCGGCTGCTGCAAGTAGATGGCGTCTTTGGCCGCTAA
- a CDS encoding nucleotide-diphospho-sugar transferase translates to MPDLDAFAAPATPAVLLLLFNRAETTREVFAAIRRARPARLYLAADGPRPGHPTDAATCAAARAEVARVDWPCEVHTLFQTRNLNCGVGPATAITWFFSQEEEGIILEDDCVPSPDFFRFCAELLTRYRHEARVLHIGGNNFGSEARQPLAPGAESYYFSGQVNSWGWATWRRAWRLYDFDMARFDALGPQGRLRPHYSSWLEERYWRRQFAAVRGAAIPPDVWDYQWHFTVAAHDGLAIMPAVNLVGNIGFGQHATHTHDAADDFAAVATGVLPTPLCHPAAVRRHWPRDRQRFREFLTGRLLAKIRRLVRWNSAGSTPPPAVPARPQPLAPVRPAPAESLV, encoded by the coding sequence ATGCCAGACCTTGACGCCTTTGCCGCCCCGGCCACGCCCGCCGTGCTGTTGCTGCTCTTCAACCGAGCCGAAACCACCCGGGAGGTGTTTGCCGCCATCCGCCGGGCCCGCCCGGCCCGCCTCTACCTGGCCGCCGACGGCCCCCGCCCCGGCCACCCCACCGATGCCGCCACCTGCGCCGCCGCCCGGGCCGAAGTCGCCCGCGTCGACTGGCCCTGCGAGGTGCATACGCTGTTTCAGACCCGCAACCTGAACTGCGGCGTGGGGCCGGCTACGGCCATCACCTGGTTTTTCAGCCAGGAAGAAGAGGGCATTATCCTGGAGGATGACTGCGTGCCCAGCCCCGACTTCTTCCGCTTCTGCGCCGAGCTGCTGACCCGCTACCGCCACGAGGCCCGCGTGCTGCACATCGGCGGCAACAACTTCGGTAGCGAAGCCCGCCAGCCCCTGGCCCCCGGCGCTGAGTCGTACTACTTCTCGGGGCAGGTAAACAGCTGGGGCTGGGCCACGTGGCGGCGCGCCTGGCGGCTCTACGACTTCGACATGGCCCGTTTCGATGCGCTGGGACCCCAGGGCCGGCTGCGTCCCCACTACAGCAGCTGGCTGGAGGAGCGCTACTGGCGGCGGCAGTTTGCGGCCGTGCGCGGGGCCGCCATCCCACCCGACGTGTGGGACTACCAGTGGCACTTCACCGTAGCGGCCCACGACGGCCTGGCCATCATGCCGGCCGTCAACCTGGTTGGCAACATTGGCTTTGGGCAGCACGCCACCCACACCCACGATGCCGCCGACGACTTCGCCGCCGTGGCCACCGGTGTGCTGCCGACTCCGCTCTGCCACCCGGCCGCCGTGCGCCGCCACTGGCCGCGCGACCGGCAGCGGTTCCGCGAGTTTCTGACCGGCCGCCTGCTGGCCAAAATCCGGCGGCTGGTGCGGTGGAACTCGGCCGGGTCGACGCCGCCGCCAGCCGTGCCGGCCCGGCCCCAGCCCCTGGCCCCGGTCCGGCCGGCGCCGGCCGAGTCGCTGGTGTAG